Below is a genomic region from Pyrococcus kukulkanii.
TCCTCTTGTTTACTGATGATATTGTAGGAGATTTCTTGGCCCAGCATCGTGCATGGTGGTCGTCACTGTGGCTTGAGACGGAAGTAAGTAGTCAAGATGGAAGAGAAGATTACTTATTCCACACGTACTCAGTTGAGATGACTGACTATTATTGGTGGTGGCCTAGCTATTGGGGAGATTTCATATTCAAAGATATAACCGCCTCAAATAGACAAGGGAGTGCTGGTAGTTGGAGGTTTAGATATCCGTTCCTTTACTTATATCTCGTTATTGATAGTGAATCTCAATCAAGAGGAGCAATCTTTGATTGGATATTCATTAGGAGATATATAGATCTAAGCTCACTCTCCCAAAGCATTACCGAACTTGGAACCCCCGTAACGTTCCAGTTCGTAGACAACTGGACTACTGAGAAGCTCTTCATTCTGAAGGACTGGAATGCCTTAGCCAGCTACTCGCCTGGCACTTGGTTCATATCAAACCCCAATAGGTATGAGGTTAGAATTAACACAACGTTGGGCTTAAACTTCACTTACACTCATGAACCTCAAGCCTCTTCCGAGGCTTCCCAAGCTTACATTCCTGGAGCTGTAACATCACCAATTTCAGTTTATTTAGTGGTCAACAATACCTTCAACAATAACGGATACTTCTCTTGGGTGATCTGGGGAACATCGTATATAGAATACTCACCCCAGCTTTCAGAGGAAGAAACCCAGCCACCAGAGAACCTTGCAAAGGCTTACGACATTGAGCCTTTCCTGCTCTGCATAAATGAGCAGGAGAGAGTTGGAAGTAAGGAAGGAGAGATAAGATACTTCGGCGTTTCATGGGGCATGTCCTTCTTTGAGAGGCTTGAGGGGAGCACGGAGAATCATGAGAAATACATCACCCTTGCAAAAGGAATGCAGGAAGAGCTTGGCCTTGCCAAAAATGGACTCTACTATCCGATAGGATTAGTGAGCTTCATGATACCAACAGATAGTATGACCTATTATTTTGATGAGAAACTCAATAGGCTATTTCTGACAGTTCTTCAAAAACCTCCAGAAGAATATGTCAATAGTGTTGACTTCTGCTTTCTTGATCACTATTTCCCAGGGAAGCTTTCCATTAATAGCCCAGTTTGTAAACAACAGACGTACAGGGTTTATGGAATTTCAGACTCTCCTGATAGGGAGGGAGTCTACTTCTTTATTGACAATACAACTGCCATGTCTCTATTTGGTATCACAGGTGCATCTGAATTGTTGCAGAAGTAGAGACAAGGAGGTGGCTTATCTTGGATATAATAAATATACTAGACAGAATAGGATGTTGGACTCAAAACGTGATAAAAGTGCTTAAGCTTTTTTTCTTCCCTAAACCCTTAAATAGGCCTCCAAAAATCAGACTTAAAAAGTATACAATCCATGAAACATTCAGCCTATATCTTCAGCTTGTTTTCATACTATACCTTGTCATAGGGGTTTTGATGATAATAGCAAAAATGCCAATTCATGCTATTCTTGCCTTATGTATTGTGGCATACCTTGCTATTAGGTTTATATTGATCGCTGGAGCTAATTTTATCATTAATGTCCCCGCATATAGATTTTTTTATTATGGTCTTGTAGGGATATCCTCTGTGGCGTTTGTTGGATATATGATCCTAAGAAGAATTAAAAATGACCCGATGTACTTGTATGGGTTTATTGGGAGCATTACAGTTGTCGTTCTTGCGTTTAGGAGTTATTTTAAGGTAAGATTTGGGAGAGATTACACATACGGTGTCGTAGAAGAGGTAAAGGGTGAGCTAGCGAAAGTATTTGTGCATGATGATATTAGTGCCAATGTTAAGCCTGGCTATTACTGGGTGACGTGTAACCTTAAAGTTAAACCAGGAGATTTAGTTAAGATTGCTATAGAGAACAAAACATTAAGAGGTGCCATCCCTAAGGGGGTTATTGAGGTTGCTCAATCCTCCCAAACCAAAACCGAGCCAAAGGCTGAGACCGAGTAAAGTATGAGGAGATATATTGAAGTCACAGGCTCCTTTCCGTAAGTCTTTACGAATCCTTCTCCCTTTGCTGGAATGAGCAAGCTTTCAACGCTCTCCCCTTTTATCATTACGGAGTCGTTAGAAAGTTCAAGCTCAATCCCTAACCCATGGCAAATCCTCTCAATGAACTTAACAAACTCACTCCACCTAGTTATCCTAACTCTGTAATATATCGTGTATCCCAAAGTATCACCATTAATAGTAAAAGCTAAACCTTAAAAAGTTTATTCTTCAGAATTCCGTGATGATGACTAAACCCGTTGCTGAAGGAAAAGATGATGACAGGATCGACTAGCTGATCTCTCCGCAAATCTTCGCAAAATTCCTAAGTACTTCAGCTCCGTGCTCCGTGTGCGCGACCTCCGGGTGGAACTGAACCCCATAGATTGGCAACTTTTCGTGTTTCATTGCCTCTATCGGGCACGTCTCGCTCTTGGCCAACAACTTAAATCCTGGGGGAAGCTCCTTAACTTCATCCATGTGGCTCTCCCAGACCTTGAGCTTCTTCGGCAATCCTTCGAAGATATCATCCTCATCAACGATTTCGATCTCAACTAAGCTGTACTCGGCTTTCTCCCCCCTACCAACTTTTCCTCCAAAGAACTTAGCGATCAGCTGGTGCCCCAGGCAGATCCCCAGGATCGGGACGTTGAATTCCTCGTAGTTCTCAAGGATCTTTTCGCAGTTGCCCGTGTTCTCCAAGCTTGGGCCGCCCGAGAATATTATTCCTCTGGGCTTCATCTTCTTTATCTCCTCTAGGGGAGTGGTGTTGGGAATTATCTTGGCCTCAACCCCGAGGTAGCGGAGTGTCCTCCAAATCCTGTGCACGTATTGGCCCCCGTTGTCCATGATAACTATCATTTCTTTCACCTCCTCTAAGACGAAGGAGATAATCGGTAGGATCTTCCTCAAAGTTTTCGGGGGTTACCTTCTTACGAATTTTCCTTGCAAGCTCTATGAGATCATCCATAATATCACCGGTTTTTGGTTTTAATGAACCTAAAGAACTCATCTGCTTCTTCGAGAAGGTAAAATGTCTTTATTCCAATAGACTTTGCGACCATTGCCATTTTCCTGTCATTTGTTATTAAAATTGCATTTAAATGCTTGGCAGTCGCGATAAAATATAGATCGGGAACTCTGTGTGAAGTTAAAAATGCTAACCCTCTAATGGTGTCAATAATCTCGCTCTCTCCAATGAATTCATCTATGAGGGATCTGTACTCCTCCCAAGCTTCTTTGGTTAGATCGTCGGGTAAAAATCTTGAGATAACTGATATAAATTCAAATTCACCTAAGCGGGGAGAATATAAGACCAGTTCCCCCTCCTCTGCCAGAATTGCAATTTTCTTGGCAACTTCAGTTCGATCTGGATAAAAATTGGAGAATAAATTAATGATAACTGAGGTGTCTATAACGACTCTCATCTCCTCTCCTCCCTAAGGCGGGCAAGATACTCTTCAGGACTTTCTTTAAACTTTTCTGGGGTTATTATTTTTCTGAACTTTTCTGTTCTCTCTATTATTCCTTTTTTGTATATTTTTACAACTAAGACTTCTCCATCTTTTAAGTTGAGGGGCTTTAGAGGTTTTAGTACTCCATTTTCATAAATTACCTCAATTGTCAAAGGTCCTCCCAACTCTCTCACCTTAGTATTCTTACGGTAAAATTAGGATAAAAAGTTCACTCGAACTCAATGGTTGCAGGTGGCTTGTTGGTTATATCATATAGAACCCTTCCAACTTGAGGAATCTCGCTGGTTATCCTGAAGGCTATCCTCTGCAGGACTTCCCAGGGGACGTTCATGGCATTGGCCGTCATTCCATCTACGCTCTCGACTATCCTAACGGCAATCGTCTCCTTGTACGCCCTTATATCACCTTGAACTCCAACTGTTTTAACTCCCAACAGAACTGCAAAGGCCTGCCATGGCCTAAGGCCCGCCTTCTCAACTTCCTCCTCGACAATAGCATTTGCCTCCCTGACGATCGCTATCTTCTCTGGAGTTACCTCCCCTATGACCCTGACCGCAAGGCCGGGCCCAGGGAAGGGCATCCTGTTGTAGATCTTTTCAGGAAGGCCCAATTCTTTGGCCAGCTGCCTGACCTCGTCCTTGTAAAGATCCCTTAAGGGTTCGATTAGCTTGAGGTTGAGCCTCTCCGGTAAGCCCCCAACGTTGTGGTGGCTCTTTATCTTTCCTTTGCTCTCTATCCAGTCCGGGGCGATCGTTCCTTGAATTAAGTACTCGGCCCCGATTTCCTTGGCGACCTCCTCGAATACCTCTATGAAAACGCGACCAATTATCTTCCTTTTCTCCTCTGGGTCTGTAACTCCCTTCAAGGCCTCGAAGAACCTGTCCTGGGCGTCAACGTAATGGAGGTTCATGCCAAACTCGTCCCTGAAAGTTTTGACGACGAACTCCGGCTCTCCCTTTCTAAGGAAGCCCGTGTTGACGAAGACCGCATGCAGTCTATCTCCGATGGCCTTCTGAGCTAGAACTGCGGCAGTTGAGCTGTCAACTCCACCCGAGAGGGCTATTATCGCCTTAGCATCTCCAACGGTTTCCCTGATCTCTCTAACTTTCTCCTCTATGAACTTCTCCCACATCCCTCTCACCTTATCAAGATCTTGTCTAAAATATGCCACATTTAAAGTTTATTTTGACGTTTAAATGTTAATGTATCTCCGTGCTCTTAAGCTTTTTAGCCCTAGTGAATTTTTAAATTGTTTTGTAGTGGTTTTATGGAGCCACGGTGGGAGGGCTAAAATATGGGAGAGAAAATCCTTCTTGTTGATGAGAGTGGCGATCTTAGAGGAAAGTATAGAAGATCCTCTAGGTATTTTGTATTAACTGGTGTTTACGTTTCTTCTTCCTACCTTGATGAGATCAGGCGCATTATTATTGCCATACTTCGAGATCTAAGGAGAGAAAAACCTTCTGTTCAGGAACTGAAAGGTCAATACTTAAGGGACAACAAACTTAAATCTATCTTAGAGTTACTTTCAATTCATATTAAATCTGTAGATATTTTTATGTTTATATCTCCAAGAATAGCACAGATTTTGCAAGATTCGTTAGTGGAAATCAGAGTGAAGTTTATTCAATTTTGATGATAAATTTAATTGATCAATTTGGGCTACATCCCTCAACAGTTATCCTTGATCCTAATCAGTATACCAATTTTGTAGGAGATGTCCTCTTGATGTACTACAACTATAGAAACTTGAATGTTGTTCATAATAAGACATCTTCACAAGAGTCCGCATTACAGTTCGTTGATATTTTATCCAATGCATTTTTTAAGTTCAAGGAATTCAAGAGAAGGGACATTTTTGATATTATTCAAAAGTTTTGGAGTATACGGGAGAAGTTCTGTACGACCGGTTTGTCAAAAGAGAATATCATAGGCTATTATCAATGGGAATCTTTACAAAGAAATGAAATTATCATTAGTCGGGGCCTCACAGCTCGTAAGGGCCCCCAGTTACTACTCTCTCAACAAGAGACTACTGCAAGCGGGGACCCCTACGAGCTCCTCCCTCTCATCCTTCTGGTATATTATTGTGATTATTGTGTATTGGAGATATTCAAACTTTTGCTTAATTAAGTCAAGTTACTACCTCCTCAATCCTGCCAATTTCAATAGCCTCTCTAATTTCCCTCGCTATCCTTCTCCCGGTGCTCATCGGTTCATCGTATTTAAGCCATGTGTACGGGGAACCGTGTATAAAGGGATTAGTCCCGGCAACTATTCTAGCCGATATCTCAAACACGACGAACTCCATCTCAGGAGTAAAAACCCCTTCAAGGCAGAACGGGCCCCACAGTCCGCCCATCAGATCCTCAGCAGCTTTAACTGTTCTCTCTCCGGCCTCGATGACGTCCATGAGCAGGCTCTCCCTCAGGACTATTGGGATGTTGCCTATGACGGTGTACGTTATGTCAATGTTAAGGTCGAGCTGGTCTTTAGCTGGTATTCTGCCTATGGCATCAACGTTGCTCTCGTATCTCCTGTCTATGCTCATGAGCTCTAGCTCCTCCCTAACCTTGGAGTAGAAGTAGTGGGGGTAAACAGGGATTCCAACCACGTACTCCTGTATTTGAACCTCCTTGAGTTGCTCCTTATCCCTTATTCCAAGAAACTTCTCGGCCTTAGCCCAGAAGTCCTGGGAATCTTTAGCGAGGAAATATCCTTTTCCACCCTTCGCGCCGTGGGGCTTTACTATAACTGGCTTGTCGATATCATCTGGGTCATCGTAAACCTTAGGCAGTCTTAGCTTGGCCTTTTCGAGCCACTTCCTTTCTAAACTTCTATCGCTCTCCCACCTCAGGACTTTCTTGTTGCCGAAGTAGGGAACTCTCATCCTCTCAACGAGCTCAATTCCGAGGTGCGCAACGAAGGAGCCCGTTGGGATTACTATTGCATTTAACTCGATCAGCTTTTCCTCTGGGTAGGTGTCTTCTATGAAGTAGTCGGCAACAGGGAAGTATTTAGTGTACAGGGGTTTAACTCTAGATTTCCCAAATGCTATCGTTTCAAATCCCTCATCCTTGGCCCCCTTCAGGATCTGAAGGGCTGAATGAGATGCGTAAGTCGCTATCCTCACCATACCTTTCACCTTCCTTTAGTCAAAATCATGTAAAATTCACTGCACTTTTAAAGGTTATTTTTACATGTTTTTATCAACGAATGATGTTCTGCAGACAGTCCAACCATTTATAAATAGATGGACTACTGACAGAACATAAAAAGCGTTATGTTGGAGCCTAGTTGAAATTCCCAAGAATGTGCTGGCTATCTCAGCGTTATAGTAAGCTTGAGGAAATGGCTCTTAGTTTGATAACCTACCTATCAAATTTAAAAACTTGGTGCTTAGAGAAATTCGGTGGTGGGGGATGAAGAAGGCGGTTTCAATAGCTTTGGTTCTGCTAACGTTCCTGGGACTTGGATGCATAAGCTCTCAACAACAAACTCCGAGGACTCTAACGGTTTACGCCTACGATAGCCTTGAATACTGGCTCAAGGAAGTAATTCCCGAGTTCGAGAAGGAGTACAACGTCAAAGTCAACCTCGTCTTGGTGGGAAGCACGGGGGAGTTAGTTAACAGACTCATCCTTGAGAAGGACAACCCTCAGGCTGATGTTGTAGTTGGAATCGACAACACATTCATGGCCAAGGCAATAAACGCCGGAGTTCTTGAGAAGTTCAGGCCCAGGAACTTCGACGTAATAAGGAAGGACATACTAGAATACTTCCCCGCGGATGACTATTTAACTCCATTCGACTACGGTTTTCTGGCCTTCAACTACAGGACTGACATGATAGAAGAGCCACCGAAGAGCCTCGATGAGTTGATAAAGCCTGAGTGGAAGGGGAAGATAATAATCGAAGATCCAAGAACTAGCTCTCCCGGCTTAGCATTTATGCTATGGACGATAGCCGTTTATGGAAATTCTTGGCTCGAGTATTGGGCGAAGCTCAGGAACAACGTTCAGATAGTTAAGGGCTGGAGCGCCGCATGGGAGGCCTTCAGTAAGGGTGAGTATCCGGTAGTTCTCAGCTATGCCACTTCTCCGGCAGCCGTTGTGTACTACGACAACAAGACGAACGTTAAAGCCGTTCAGTTCAGGAGGGGCAACTTCATCCAGGTGGAGGGCGCTGGGATAGTGAAGGGGACGAAAAACAGGGATCTCGCCGAGAAGTTCATAGAGTTTCTTATAAGTGAAAAGGCCCAAGAGAAGCTACCAACGACCCAGTGGATGTACCCGATAAACAAGAACGTCAAGCTACCCGAGGTCTACAAGTACGCCCTCAACGTTACCAAGCCGATCTCCCTTGATCCTGGGCTCGTTATGGAGAACCTCGATAAGTGGCTGAAGCAGTGGACTGCTGTCGTCGTTGAGGGCAAGAGTCCCCAGGAGGCAATTAAAGGATGACGTAGTTTTCAATTCTTATCTTAACTTTCTTTTTCTTAGGATCGAACCTAGAGAGCTTCTCCTCTGCTATGATCTCAACTCCATGAATCCTGAGTCTAATTCTCACCCTCCCTGGGAGTAGCTCGTAGTCGATGACTTCAGCTTCAGCACCATCTCCTATCTCAACGCTTTCGGGCCTGAAGAACACCCTAACCTTTCCATCTTTTGGAGTTTTGAAGCAGAGCTTGCCCAGGCAGGCCTTTCCGTTCTTGGCGTGCAACTCTAGAATGTTTCCAGTCCCCAGGAACTTGGCTACAAACTCCGTTTTTGGCCCCATGTAGAGCTCCAAGGGCTCGCCAACCTGCTCTATCCTTCCGAGGTTCATCACAGCTATCCTGTCGCTTATCGCCATGGCCTCCTCTTGATCGTGGGTGACGTACACGGTTGTTATCCCTAGATCCCTCTGAATCCTTCTTATCTCTCCCCTGAGCCTCTCCCTCACTTTGGCATCTAGATTGCTCAAGGGTTCGTCGAGTAGCAGGACGTCCGGCTCTATAACCAAAGCCCTGGCCAAGGCAACCCTCTGCTGCTGTCCCCCAGAGAGCTGCTCCGGATACCTGTTCTCGAACCCTTCAAGGCCGACGAGCTTTAGGGCCCATCTTACCCTTTTCTCTATCTCCTTCCTGGGGAGCTTCCTCATCTCTAATCCAAACGCTATGTTTTTGAACACCGTTAGGTGCGGGAAGAGGGCGTAGTCCTGAAACACCATCCCTATGTTTCTCTCGTATGGCTTCCTCTCGGTTACATCCTCTCCTCCAAAGAGGACTCTTCCAGAATCGGGCCTTTCAAGCCCGGCGATGATTCTGAGGGTTGTGGTCTTTCCGCACCCACTTGGTCCTAGAAGGGTCATCAGCTCTCCATCCCTAACCTTGAGGTTAACGTTCAGCGTGAATTCATCGTACCTCTTAACCACATCCCTAAGCTCAATGCTCACCATACCTCCTCACCCATCCTCTCTATAAGGGCGAAGCTAACGCCGGAAATTGCCATGAGAACAACGGCTAGGGCTGATGCAGGGCCGAACTGCCTTGAGGAGAGGAACTTGTATATGGCTAACGTGAGGGTCGTGTATTCTGGCCTGGCGAGCATGTACGTTGTTGCGAGCTCGGCTATGCTCATTGCAAAGGCGAAGATAGCTCCGACTATTATTCCCTTTGAGGCTAGGGGTAGCTCGACCTTAAGGAATGCCCTCTCTTCATTCGCCCCCAGGGTTAGAGCAGCTTCATACAGGTTCTCCTTTATCTTGACGAGGGCTGAGCTTACGGCTCTCAGGACGAAGGGATAAGCGACTATCGAGTGGGCCAGGGCCACTACCACCCAGCTTCCGTAGAGCGGAGTTCTCCTAAAAATTAGGAGGTAGCCTAGACCAAGTATTACTGGAGAGCTGGCTAAGGGCAGGGTCGCAAGTGCATCCGCGATAACTTTACCTTTGAATCTCCATTTAACGAGGGAGTAACTCAAGGGTAGTGCGACCAAAGTTGAGATCACGACAGTTAAAACTCCAAAGAAAATTGAATTTGCGATGGTTCTGACCACGGTAGTCCCGAACATCGGGTTGTACTCTTGCGAAAATGCCCTCCTGTACATCTCCAGGCTGAAGCTCCCAGTATAGAATAGGGAATCATATATCACGGCAATTAATGGTCCGAGGATTAGAATCGATACCAGTAAGAAGTAGGGAACCGCCCACAGAGCCGTTCTTAAGGTTATTCTCTCCGGCTTTCTCATGACCTTCTGCTCCTCTCTCTTCGCGTAGAGCTGTAGGGCTTTGAGGTAGAGGTACATAAACGCTAAACTCAGGAGAATTTGGAGTAGGGCTAGAGAAGAAGCCGTCTTGAAGTCGAGCATCACCATTGCAGAAGTGAAGATGTCAACTTCGAGCGTAGCGTACCTGTAGCCTCCGAGGATCAGGGGGATTGAGAAGCTCATGAAGGAGAATGTGAAGGTTAGAAGGGCCGAGGCAAGGATTCCGGGCATGATAAGGGGCAGAGTCACTTTCCTGAAGAGTGTAAAGCCTTTAGCTCCGAGAGTCATTGCGACCTCTTCATAACTTGGGTTCACCCTCTCTATTAGGGCCGAGACCATCCTAACTACTATCGGAAA
It encodes:
- a CDS encoding DUF2101 family protein codes for the protein MDIINILDRIGCWTQNVIKVLKLFFFPKPLNRPPKIRLKKYTIHETFSLYLQLVFILYLVIGVLMIIAKMPIHAILALCIVAYLAIRFILIAGANFIINVPAYRFFYYGLVGISSVAFVGYMILRRIKNDPMYLYGFIGSITVVVLAFRSYFKVRFGRDYTYGVVEEVKGELAKVFVHDDISANVKPGYYWVTCNLKVKPGDLVKIAIENKTLRGAIPKGVIEVAQSSQTKTEPKAETE
- a CDS encoding GMP synthase subunit A gives rise to the protein MIVIMDNGGQYVHRIWRTLRYLGVEAKIIPNTTPLEEIKKMKPRGIIFSGGPSLENTGNCEKILENYEEFNVPILGICLGHQLIAKFFGGKVGRGEKAEYSLVEIEIVDEDDIFEGLPKKLKVWESHMDEVKELPPGFKLLAKSETCPIEAMKHEKLPIYGVQFHPEVAHTEHGAEVLRNFAKICGEIS
- a CDS encoding type II toxin-antitoxin system VapC family toxin, producing MRVVIDTSVIINLFSNFYPDRTEVAKKIAILAEEGELVLYSPRLGEFEFISVISRFLPDDLTKEAWEEYRSLIDEFIGESEIIDTIRGLAFLTSHRVPDLYFIATAKHLNAILITNDRKMAMVAKSIGIKTFYLLEEADEFFRFIKTKNR
- a CDS encoding antitoxin family protein, producing the protein MTIEVIYENGVLKPLKPLNLKDGEVLVVKIYKKGIIERTEKFRKIITPEKFKESPEEYLARLREERR
- the guaA gene encoding glutamine-hydrolyzing GMP synthase — encoded protein: MWEKFIEEKVREIRETVGDAKAIIALSGGVDSSTAAVLAQKAIGDRLHAVFVNTGFLRKGEPEFVVKTFRDEFGMNLHYVDAQDRFFEALKGVTDPEEKRKIIGRVFIEVFEEVAKEIGAEYLIQGTIAPDWIESKGKIKSHHNVGGLPERLNLKLIEPLRDLYKDEVRQLAKELGLPEKIYNRMPFPGPGLAVRVIGEVTPEKIAIVREANAIVEEEVEKAGLRPWQAFAVLLGVKTVGVQGDIRAYKETIAVRIVESVDGMTANAMNVPWEVLQRIAFRITSEIPQVGRVLYDITNKPPATIEFE
- a CDS encoding DUF3800 domain-containing protein, whose protein sequence is MGEKILLVDESGDLRGKYRRSSRYFVLTGVYVSSSYLDEIRRIIIAILRDLRREKPSVQELKGQYLRDNKLKSILELLSIHIKSVDIFMFISPRIAQILQDSLVEIRVKFIQF
- a CDS encoding formate--phosphoribosylaminoimidazolecarboxamide ligase, which gives rise to MVRIATYASHSALQILKGAKDEGFETIAFGKSRVKPLYTKYFPVADYFIEDTYPEEKLIELNAIVIPTGSFVAHLGIELVERMRVPYFGNKKVLRWESDRSLERKWLEKAKLRLPKVYDDPDDIDKPVIVKPHGAKGGKGYFLAKDSQDFWAKAEKFLGIRDKEQLKEVQIQEYVVGIPVYPHYFYSKVREELELMSIDRRYESNVDAIGRIPAKDQLDLNIDITYTVIGNIPIVLRESLLMDVIEAGERTVKAAEDLMGGLWGPFCLEGVFTPEMEFVVFEISARIVAGTNPFIHGSPYTWLKYDEPMSTGRRIAREIREAIEIGRIEEVVT
- a CDS encoding thiamine ABC transporter substrate-binding protein gives rise to the protein MKKAVSIALVLLTFLGLGCISSQQQTPRTLTVYAYDSLEYWLKEVIPEFEKEYNVKVNLVLVGSTGELVNRLILEKDNPQADVVVGIDNTFMAKAINAGVLEKFRPRNFDVIRKDILEYFPADDYLTPFDYGFLAFNYRTDMIEEPPKSLDELIKPEWKGKIIIEDPRTSSPGLAFMLWTIAVYGNSWLEYWAKLRNNVQIVKGWSAAWEAFSKGEYPVVLSYATSPAAVVYYDNKTNVKAVQFRRGNFIQVEGAGIVKGTKNRDLAEKFIEFLISEKAQEKLPTTQWMYPINKNVKLPEVYKYALNVTKPISLDPGLVMENLDKWLKQWTAVVVEGKSPQEAIKG
- a CDS encoding ABC transporter ATP-binding protein; translated protein: MVSIELRDVVKRYDEFTLNVNLKVRDGELMTLLGPSGCGKTTTLRIIAGLERPDSGRVLFGGEDVTERKPYERNIGMVFQDYALFPHLTVFKNIAFGLEMRKLPRKEIEKRVRWALKLVGLEGFENRYPEQLSGGQQQRVALARALVIEPDVLLLDEPLSNLDAKVRERLRGEIRRIQRDLGITTVYVTHDQEEAMAISDRIAVMNLGRIEQVGEPLELYMGPKTEFVAKFLGTGNILELHAKNGKACLGKLCFKTPKDGKVRVFFRPESVEIGDGAEAEVIDYELLPGRVRIRLRIHGVEIIAEEKLSRFDPKKKKVKIRIENYVIL
- a CDS encoding ABC transporter permease translates to MRRVILTLPAFAFLLIFFYLPLLSVIGLGFDPRAIIQILSDSYHKRIISFTFAQALASTLLTLAIGLPGAYVFGKYDFPGKRILKAIMTIPFVMPSVMVALGFILLFGKGGPFGGLDILYSWKAIVLAHAFYNFPIVVRMVSALIERVNPSYEEVAMTLGAKGFTLFRKVTLPLIMPGILASALLTFTFSFMSFSIPLILGGYRYATLEVDIFTSAMVMLDFKTASSLALLQILLSLAFMYLYLKALQLYAKREEQKVMRKPERITLRTALWAVPYFLLVSILILGPLIAVIYDSLFYTGSFSLEMYRRAFSQEYNPMFGTTVVRTIANSIFFGVLTVVISTLVALPLSYSLVKWRFKGKVIADALATLPLASSPVILGLGYLLIFRRTPLYGSWVVVALAHSIVAYPFVLRAVSSALVKIKENLYEAALTLGANEERAFLKVELPLASKGIIVGAIFAFAMSIAELATTYMLARPEYTTLTLAIYKFLSSRQFGPASALAVVLMAISGVSFALIERMGEEVW